In Danaus plexippus chromosome 28, MEX_DaPlex, whole genome shotgun sequence, a genomic segment contains:
- the LOC116776079 gene encoding probable nuclear hormone receptor HR3 isoform X4, whose amino-acid sequence MMNNNQFHELFGSQWPPDQHGGHSSATTMLHQGQQQPQMQLKREPHDVPGMHSMGMDITSGSVADSTSPPPGNSESMFGSSISGMFMDKKAANSIRAQIEIIPCKVCGDKSSGVHYGVITCEGCKGFFRRSQSTVVNYQCPRNKACVVDRVNRNRCQYCRLQKCLKLGMSRDAVKFGRMSKKQREKVEDEVRFHQAQMRAQSDAAPDSVYDAQQQTPSSSDQFHGHYNSYQNYGSPLSSYGYNAPLNSNLNIQAQPPQYDVSANYVDSTTYEPKQPGFLDTDFIDHDEQQKTIRASTSTTTATTATTTMRQSMSDVNRPRVQEFDRYDERIQSPPASVIAIKQEIKPETSMGVDNLVASYVDSTTFLHSPSNLNSPMDIQNSVLVSGQSSVSLTSEELSPDDLTNSNARLMDPLNMNMSGMGMVNPNAVSTRRQQGSADDLPSEGEISKVLVKSLAEAHANTNPKLEYIHEMFRKPPDVSKLLFYNSMTYEEMWLDCANKLTSMIQNIIEFAKLIPGFMKLSQDDQILLLKSGSFELAIVRLSRLIDINRDHVLYGDVVLPIRECVHARDPRDMSLVAGIFDAAKTIARLKLTETELALYQSLVLLWPERHGVRGNPEIQMLFNMSMATMRHEIETNHAPLKGDVTVLDTLLAKIPTFRELSLMHLEALCRFKAAHPHHVFPALYKELFSLDSVLDYTQ is encoded by the exons atGATGAACAACAATCAGTTCCACGAGCTGTTCGGGTCTCAGTGGCCTCCGGACCAACACGGGGGTCACTCGTCGGCGACGACGATGCTGCACCAGGGCCAGCAGCAGCCCCAGATGCAACTGAAGAGGGAGCCCCACGACGTGCCCGGGATGCACTCCATGGGCATGGACATCACGAGCGGCTCCGTCGCCGACAGTACCTCCCCGCCCCCTGGAAACAGTGAATCTATGTTCGGATCTTCCATCTCGGGAATGTTCATGGATAAAAAGGCCGCTAACTCTATCAGAG cCCAAATCGAGATCATACCCTGTAAAGTGTGTGGAGATAAGTCCTCAGGGGTCCACTATGGGGTGATCACTTGCGAGGGCTGCAAGGGATTCTTCAGGAGATCACAGAGCACAG TGGTCAACTATCAGTGCCCGAGGAACAAAGCCTGCGTAGTGGACCGCGTCAACAGGAACAGGTGCCAGTACTGCAGGCTCCAGAAGTGTCTTAAGCTGGGAATGAGCCGCGATG CGGTGAAGTTCGGTCGCATGTCCAAGAAGCAGCGGGAGAAGGTGGAGGACGAGGTGAGGTTCCACCAGGCGCAGATGAGGGCGCAGTCTGACGCCGCCCCGGACTCGGTGTACGACGCGCAGCAACAGACGCCCAGCTCCAGCGACCAGTTCCACGGACACTATAACAG CTACCAGAACTACGGTTCCCCGCTGTCGTCATACGGATACAACGCGCCGCTCAACTCCAACCTGAACATTCAGGCCCAACCTCCCCAATACGACGTGTCGGCCAACTACGTGGACTCCACCACGTACGAGCCCAAGCAACCCGGCTTCCTCGACACGGACTTCATAGACCATG ACGAACAACAAAAAACTATCCGAGCGTCCACATCCACGACAACAGCGACGACAGCGACGACGACAATGAGACAGTCCATGAGCGACGTCAACAGACCCAGGGTGCAGGAGTTTGACAGATACGATGAGAGGATCCAGAGCCCGCCGGCGAGCGTCATAGCTATCAAACAGGAAATCAAACCGGAGACCTCCATGGGCGTAGACAATCTAGTGGCCAGCTACGTCGACTCCACCACGTTCCTTCATAGTCCGTCGAACCTGAACAGTCCCATGGACATACAGAACTCGGTGCTAGTGAGCGGCCAGAGCTCGGTGTCGTTGACGAGCGAGGAGCTCAGCCCCGACGATCTCACGAACAGCAACGCCAGGCTGATGGATCCTCTCAACATGAACATGTCGGGCATGGGTATGGTGAACCCCAACGCCGTGTCCACGCGGCGGCAGCAGGGCAGCGCGGACGACCTGCCGT cgGAAGGTGAAATAAGTAAGGTACTGGTTAAAAGTCTTGCGGAGGCTCACGCGAACACGAACCCCAAGTTGGAGTACATACACGAGATGTTCAGGAAGCCGCCGGATGTCTCTAA GTTGCTATTCTATAACTCGATGACGTACGAGGAGATGTGGCTGGACTGCGCCAACAAGCTCACATCCATGATCCAGAACATCATCGAGTTCGCCAAGCTCATCCCCGGCTTCATGAAGCTCAGCCAGGACGACCAGATCCTGCTGCTAAAATCAg GTTCCTTCGAACTAGCGATCGTCCGTCTGTCCCGTCTGATCGACATCAACAGAGATCACGTGCTGTACGGTGACGTGGTGCTGCCTATAAGGGAGTGTGTACACGCACG CGATCCGCGCGACATGTCGCTAGTGGCTGGCATCTTCGACGCTGCTAAGACGATCGCACGACTCAAGCTCACGGAGACTGAACTGGCGCTGTACCAGAGCTTGGTGCTGCTGTGGCCGG AGCGTCACGGTGTCCGCGGTAACCCTGAGATCCAGATGTTGTTCAACATGTCCATGGCTACCATGAGACACGAGATAGAGACGAACCACGCGCCCCTCAAGGGTGACGTCACAGTACTAGACACACTGCTCGCTAAGATACCCACCTTCAG AGAGCTGTCGTTAATGCACCTCGAAGCGCTGTGTCGCTTTAAGGCAGCGCATCCACATCACGTATTCCCAGCGCTTTATAAGGAACTGTTCTCACTGGACAGCGTCCTAGATTACACGCAGTAA
- the LOC116776079 gene encoding probable nuclear hormone receptor HR3 isoform X3, giving the protein MMNNNQFHELFGSQWPPDQHGGHSSATTMLHQGQQQPQMQLKREPHDVPGMHSMGMDITSGSVADSTSPPPGNSESMFGSSISGMFMDKKAANSIRAQIEIIPCKVCGDKSSGVHYGVITCEGCKGFFRRSQSTVVNYQCPRNKACVVDRVNRNRCQYCRLQKCLKLGMSRDAVKFGRMSKKQREKVEDEVRFHQAQMRAQSDAAPDSVYDAQQQTPSSSDQFHGHYNSSYQNYGSPLSSYGYNAPLNSNLNIQAQPPQYDVSANYVDSTTYEPKQPGFLDTDFIDHDEQQKTIRASTSTTTATTATTTMRQSMSDVNRPRVQEFDRYDERIQSPPASVIAIKQEIKPETSMGVDNLVASYVDSTTFLHSPSNLNSPMDIQNSVLVSGQSSVSLTSEELSPDDLTNSNARLMDPLNMNMSGMGMVNPNAVSTRRQQGSADDLPSEGEISKVLVKSLAEAHANTNPKLEYIHEMFRKPPDVSKLLFYNSMTYEEMWLDCANKLTSMIQNIIEFAKLIPGFMKLSQDDQILLLKSGSFELAIVRLSRLIDINRDHVLYGDVVLPIRECVHARDPRDMSLVAGIFDAAKTIARLKLTETELALYQSLVLLWPERHGVRGNPEIQMLFNMSMATMRHEIETNHAPLKGDVTVLDTLLAKIPTFRELSLMHLEALCRFKAAHPHHVFPALYKELFSLDSVLDYTQ; this is encoded by the exons atGATGAACAACAATCAGTTCCACGAGCTGTTCGGGTCTCAGTGGCCTCCGGACCAACACGGGGGTCACTCGTCGGCGACGACGATGCTGCACCAGGGCCAGCAGCAGCCCCAGATGCAACTGAAGAGGGAGCCCCACGACGTGCCCGGGATGCACTCCATGGGCATGGACATCACGAGCGGCTCCGTCGCCGACAGTACCTCCCCGCCCCCTGGAAACAGTGAATCTATGTTCGGATCTTCCATCTCGGGAATGTTCATGGATAAAAAGGCCGCTAACTCTATCAGAG cCCAAATCGAGATCATACCCTGTAAAGTGTGTGGAGATAAGTCCTCAGGGGTCCACTATGGGGTGATCACTTGCGAGGGCTGCAAGGGATTCTTCAGGAGATCACAGAGCACAG TGGTCAACTATCAGTGCCCGAGGAACAAAGCCTGCGTAGTGGACCGCGTCAACAGGAACAGGTGCCAGTACTGCAGGCTCCAGAAGTGTCTTAAGCTGGGAATGAGCCGCGATG CGGTGAAGTTCGGTCGCATGTCCAAGAAGCAGCGGGAGAAGGTGGAGGACGAGGTGAGGTTCCACCAGGCGCAGATGAGGGCGCAGTCTGACGCCGCCCCGGACTCGGTGTACGACGCGCAGCAACAGACGCCCAGCTCCAGCGACCAGTTCCACGGACACTATAACAG CAGCTACCAGAACTACGGTTCCCCGCTGTCGTCATACGGATACAACGCGCCGCTCAACTCCAACCTGAACATTCAGGCCCAACCTCCCCAATACGACGTGTCGGCCAACTACGTGGACTCCACCACGTACGAGCCCAAGCAACCCGGCTTCCTCGACACGGACTTCATAGACCATG ACGAACAACAAAAAACTATCCGAGCGTCCACATCCACGACAACAGCGACGACAGCGACGACGACAATGAGACAGTCCATGAGCGACGTCAACAGACCCAGGGTGCAGGAGTTTGACAGATACGATGAGAGGATCCAGAGCCCGCCGGCGAGCGTCATAGCTATCAAACAGGAAATCAAACCGGAGACCTCCATGGGCGTAGACAATCTAGTGGCCAGCTACGTCGACTCCACCACGTTCCTTCATAGTCCGTCGAACCTGAACAGTCCCATGGACATACAGAACTCGGTGCTAGTGAGCGGCCAGAGCTCGGTGTCGTTGACGAGCGAGGAGCTCAGCCCCGACGATCTCACGAACAGCAACGCCAGGCTGATGGATCCTCTCAACATGAACATGTCGGGCATGGGTATGGTGAACCCCAACGCCGTGTCCACGCGGCGGCAGCAGGGCAGCGCGGACGACCTGCCGT cgGAAGGTGAAATAAGTAAGGTACTGGTTAAAAGTCTTGCGGAGGCTCACGCGAACACGAACCCCAAGTTGGAGTACATACACGAGATGTTCAGGAAGCCGCCGGATGTCTCTAA GTTGCTATTCTATAACTCGATGACGTACGAGGAGATGTGGCTGGACTGCGCCAACAAGCTCACATCCATGATCCAGAACATCATCGAGTTCGCCAAGCTCATCCCCGGCTTCATGAAGCTCAGCCAGGACGACCAGATCCTGCTGCTAAAATCAg GTTCCTTCGAACTAGCGATCGTCCGTCTGTCCCGTCTGATCGACATCAACAGAGATCACGTGCTGTACGGTGACGTGGTGCTGCCTATAAGGGAGTGTGTACACGCACG CGATCCGCGCGACATGTCGCTAGTGGCTGGCATCTTCGACGCTGCTAAGACGATCGCACGACTCAAGCTCACGGAGACTGAACTGGCGCTGTACCAGAGCTTGGTGCTGCTGTGGCCGG AGCGTCACGGTGTCCGCGGTAACCCTGAGATCCAGATGTTGTTCAACATGTCCATGGCTACCATGAGACACGAGATAGAGACGAACCACGCGCCCCTCAAGGGTGACGTCACAGTACTAGACACACTGCTCGCTAAGATACCCACCTTCAG AGAGCTGTCGTTAATGCACCTCGAAGCGCTGTGTCGCTTTAAGGCAGCGCATCCACATCACGTATTCCCAGCGCTTTATAAGGAACTGTTCTCACTGGACAGCGTCCTAGATTACACGCAGTAA
- the LOC116776079 gene encoding probable nuclear hormone receptor HR3 isoform X11: protein MMNNNQFHELFGSQWPPDQHGGHSSATTMLHQGQQQPQMQLKREPHDVPGMHSMGMDITSGSVADSTSPPPGNSESMFGSSISGMFMDKKAANSIRAQIEIIPCKVCGDKSSGVHYGVITCEGCKGFFRRSQSTVVNYQCPRNKACVVDRVNRNRCQYCRLQKCLKLGMSRDAVKFGRMSKKQREKVEDEVRFHQAQMRAQSDAAPDSVYDAQQQTPSSSDQFHGHYNSYQNYGSPLSSYGYNAPLNSNLNIQAQPPQYDVSANYVDSTTYEPKQPGFLDTDFIDHAEGEISKVLVKSLAEAHANTNPKLEYIHEMFRKPPDVSKLLFYNSMTYEEMWLDCANKLTSMIQNIIEFAKLIPGFMKLSQDDQILLLKSGSFELAIVRLSRLIDINRDHVLYGDVVLPIRECVHARDPRDMSLVAGIFDAAKTIARLKLTETELALYQSLVLLWPERHGVRGNPEIQMLFNMSMATMRHEIETNHAPLKGDVTVLDTLLAKIPTFRELSLMHLEALCRFKAAHPHHVFPALYKELFSLDSVLDYTQ from the exons atGATGAACAACAATCAGTTCCACGAGCTGTTCGGGTCTCAGTGGCCTCCGGACCAACACGGGGGTCACTCGTCGGCGACGACGATGCTGCACCAGGGCCAGCAGCAGCCCCAGATGCAACTGAAGAGGGAGCCCCACGACGTGCCCGGGATGCACTCCATGGGCATGGACATCACGAGCGGCTCCGTCGCCGACAGTACCTCCCCGCCCCCTGGAAACAGTGAATCTATGTTCGGATCTTCCATCTCGGGAATGTTCATGGATAAAAAGGCCGCTAACTCTATCAGAG cCCAAATCGAGATCATACCCTGTAAAGTGTGTGGAGATAAGTCCTCAGGGGTCCACTATGGGGTGATCACTTGCGAGGGCTGCAAGGGATTCTTCAGGAGATCACAGAGCACAG TGGTCAACTATCAGTGCCCGAGGAACAAAGCCTGCGTAGTGGACCGCGTCAACAGGAACAGGTGCCAGTACTGCAGGCTCCAGAAGTGTCTTAAGCTGGGAATGAGCCGCGATG CGGTGAAGTTCGGTCGCATGTCCAAGAAGCAGCGGGAGAAGGTGGAGGACGAGGTGAGGTTCCACCAGGCGCAGATGAGGGCGCAGTCTGACGCCGCCCCGGACTCGGTGTACGACGCGCAGCAACAGACGCCCAGCTCCAGCGACCAGTTCCACGGACACTATAACAG CTACCAGAACTACGGTTCCCCGCTGTCGTCATACGGATACAACGCGCCGCTCAACTCCAACCTGAACATTCAGGCCCAACCTCCCCAATACGACGTGTCGGCCAACTACGTGGACTCCACCACGTACGAGCCCAAGCAACCCGGCTTCCTCGACACGGACTTCATAGACCATG cgGAAGGTGAAATAAGTAAGGTACTGGTTAAAAGTCTTGCGGAGGCTCACGCGAACACGAACCCCAAGTTGGAGTACATACACGAGATGTTCAGGAAGCCGCCGGATGTCTCTAA GTTGCTATTCTATAACTCGATGACGTACGAGGAGATGTGGCTGGACTGCGCCAACAAGCTCACATCCATGATCCAGAACATCATCGAGTTCGCCAAGCTCATCCCCGGCTTCATGAAGCTCAGCCAGGACGACCAGATCCTGCTGCTAAAATCAg GTTCCTTCGAACTAGCGATCGTCCGTCTGTCCCGTCTGATCGACATCAACAGAGATCACGTGCTGTACGGTGACGTGGTGCTGCCTATAAGGGAGTGTGTACACGCACG CGATCCGCGCGACATGTCGCTAGTGGCTGGCATCTTCGACGCTGCTAAGACGATCGCACGACTCAAGCTCACGGAGACTGAACTGGCGCTGTACCAGAGCTTGGTGCTGCTGTGGCCGG AGCGTCACGGTGTCCGCGGTAACCCTGAGATCCAGATGTTGTTCAACATGTCCATGGCTACCATGAGACACGAGATAGAGACGAACCACGCGCCCCTCAAGGGTGACGTCACAGTACTAGACACACTGCTCGCTAAGATACCCACCTTCAG AGAGCTGTCGTTAATGCACCTCGAAGCGCTGTGTCGCTTTAAGGCAGCGCATCCACATCACGTATTCCCAGCGCTTTATAAGGAACTGTTCTCACTGGACAGCGTCCTAGATTACACGCAGTAA
- the LOC116776079 gene encoding probable nuclear hormone receptor HR3 isoform X10: MPSTIRAQIEIIPCKVCGDKSSGVHYGVITCEGCKGFFRRSQSTVVNYQCPRNKACVVDRVNRNRCQYCRLQKCLKLGMSRDAVKFGRMSKKQREKVEDEVRFHQAQMRAQSDAAPDSVYDAQQQTPSSSDQFHGHYNSSYQNYGSPLSSYGYNAPLNSNLNIQAQPPQYDVSANYVDSTTYEPKQPGFLDTDFIDHDEQQKTIRASTSTTTATTATTTMRQSMSDVNRPRVQEFDRYDERIQSPPASVIAIKQEIKPETSMGVDNLVASYVDSTTFLHSPSNLNSPMDIQNSVLVSGQSSVSLTSEELSPDDLTNSNARLMDPLNMNMSGMGMVNPNAVSTRRQQGSADDLPSEGEISKVLVKSLAEAHANTNPKLEYIHEMFRKPPDVSKLLFYNSMTYEEMWLDCANKLTSMIQNIIEFAKLIPGFMKLSQDDQILLLKSGSFELAIVRLSRLIDINRDHVLYGDVVLPIRECVHARDPRDMSLVAGIFDAAKTIARLKLTETELALYQSLVLLWPERHGVRGNPEIQMLFNMSMATMRHEIETNHAPLKGDVTVLDTLLAKIPTFRELSLMHLEALCRFKAAHPHHVFPALYKELFSLDSVLDYTQ, encoded by the exons cCCAAATCGAGATCATACCCTGTAAAGTGTGTGGAGATAAGTCCTCAGGGGTCCACTATGGGGTGATCACTTGCGAGGGCTGCAAGGGATTCTTCAGGAGATCACAGAGCACAG TGGTCAACTATCAGTGCCCGAGGAACAAAGCCTGCGTAGTGGACCGCGTCAACAGGAACAGGTGCCAGTACTGCAGGCTCCAGAAGTGTCTTAAGCTGGGAATGAGCCGCGATG CGGTGAAGTTCGGTCGCATGTCCAAGAAGCAGCGGGAGAAGGTGGAGGACGAGGTGAGGTTCCACCAGGCGCAGATGAGGGCGCAGTCTGACGCCGCCCCGGACTCGGTGTACGACGCGCAGCAACAGACGCCCAGCTCCAGCGACCAGTTCCACGGACACTATAACAG CAGCTACCAGAACTACGGTTCCCCGCTGTCGTCATACGGATACAACGCGCCGCTCAACTCCAACCTGAACATTCAGGCCCAACCTCCCCAATACGACGTGTCGGCCAACTACGTGGACTCCACCACGTACGAGCCCAAGCAACCCGGCTTCCTCGACACGGACTTCATAGACCATG ACGAACAACAAAAAACTATCCGAGCGTCCACATCCACGACAACAGCGACGACAGCGACGACGACAATGAGACAGTCCATGAGCGACGTCAACAGACCCAGGGTGCAGGAGTTTGACAGATACGATGAGAGGATCCAGAGCCCGCCGGCGAGCGTCATAGCTATCAAACAGGAAATCAAACCGGAGACCTCCATGGGCGTAGACAATCTAGTGGCCAGCTACGTCGACTCCACCACGTTCCTTCATAGTCCGTCGAACCTGAACAGTCCCATGGACATACAGAACTCGGTGCTAGTGAGCGGCCAGAGCTCGGTGTCGTTGACGAGCGAGGAGCTCAGCCCCGACGATCTCACGAACAGCAACGCCAGGCTGATGGATCCTCTCAACATGAACATGTCGGGCATGGGTATGGTGAACCCCAACGCCGTGTCCACGCGGCGGCAGCAGGGCAGCGCGGACGACCTGCCGT cgGAAGGTGAAATAAGTAAGGTACTGGTTAAAAGTCTTGCGGAGGCTCACGCGAACACGAACCCCAAGTTGGAGTACATACACGAGATGTTCAGGAAGCCGCCGGATGTCTCTAA GTTGCTATTCTATAACTCGATGACGTACGAGGAGATGTGGCTGGACTGCGCCAACAAGCTCACATCCATGATCCAGAACATCATCGAGTTCGCCAAGCTCATCCCCGGCTTCATGAAGCTCAGCCAGGACGACCAGATCCTGCTGCTAAAATCAg GTTCCTTCGAACTAGCGATCGTCCGTCTGTCCCGTCTGATCGACATCAACAGAGATCACGTGCTGTACGGTGACGTGGTGCTGCCTATAAGGGAGTGTGTACACGCACG CGATCCGCGCGACATGTCGCTAGTGGCTGGCATCTTCGACGCTGCTAAGACGATCGCACGACTCAAGCTCACGGAGACTGAACTGGCGCTGTACCAGAGCTTGGTGCTGCTGTGGCCGG AGCGTCACGGTGTCCGCGGTAACCCTGAGATCCAGATGTTGTTCAACATGTCCATGGCTACCATGAGACACGAGATAGAGACGAACCACGCGCCCCTCAAGGGTGACGTCACAGTACTAGACACACTGCTCGCTAAGATACCCACCTTCAG AGAGCTGTCGTTAATGCACCTCGAAGCGCTGTGTCGCTTTAAGGCAGCGCATCCACATCACGTATTCCCAGCGCTTTATAAGGAACTGTTCTCACTGGACAGCGTCCTAGATTACACGCAGTAA
- the LOC116776079 gene encoding probable nuclear hormone receptor HR3 isoform X5: MMLNMFDMWNSVSTKLEAQSNVQSQQPHTSGGSIKAQIEIIPCKVCGDKSSGVHYGVITCEGCKGFFRRSQSTVVNYQCPRNKACVVDRVNRNRCQYCRLQKCLKLGMSRDAVKFGRMSKKQREKVEDEVRFHQAQMRAQSDAAPDSVYDAQQQTPSSSDQFHGHYNSSYQNYGSPLSSYGYNAPLNSNLNIQAQPPQYDVSANYVDSTTYEPKQPGFLDTDFIDHDEQQKTIRASTSTTTATTATTTMRQSMSDVNRPRVQEFDRYDERIQSPPASVIAIKQEIKPETSMGVDNLVASYVDSTTFLHSPSNLNSPMDIQNSVLVSGQSSVSLTSEELSPDDLTNSNARLMDPLNMNMSGMGMVNPNAVSTRRQQGSADDLPSEGEISKVLVKSLAEAHANTNPKLEYIHEMFRKPPDVSKLLFYNSMTYEEMWLDCANKLTSMIQNIIEFAKLIPGFMKLSQDDQILLLKSGSFELAIVRLSRLIDINRDHVLYGDVVLPIRECVHARDPRDMSLVAGIFDAAKTIARLKLTETELALYQSLVLLWPERHGVRGNPEIQMLFNMSMATMRHEIETNHAPLKGDVTVLDTLLAKIPTFRELSLMHLEALCRFKAAHPHHVFPALYKELFSLDSVLDYTQ; the protein is encoded by the exons cCCAAATCGAGATCATACCCTGTAAAGTGTGTGGAGATAAGTCCTCAGGGGTCCACTATGGGGTGATCACTTGCGAGGGCTGCAAGGGATTCTTCAGGAGATCACAGAGCACAG TGGTCAACTATCAGTGCCCGAGGAACAAAGCCTGCGTAGTGGACCGCGTCAACAGGAACAGGTGCCAGTACTGCAGGCTCCAGAAGTGTCTTAAGCTGGGAATGAGCCGCGATG CGGTGAAGTTCGGTCGCATGTCCAAGAAGCAGCGGGAGAAGGTGGAGGACGAGGTGAGGTTCCACCAGGCGCAGATGAGGGCGCAGTCTGACGCCGCCCCGGACTCGGTGTACGACGCGCAGCAACAGACGCCCAGCTCCAGCGACCAGTTCCACGGACACTATAACAG CAGCTACCAGAACTACGGTTCCCCGCTGTCGTCATACGGATACAACGCGCCGCTCAACTCCAACCTGAACATTCAGGCCCAACCTCCCCAATACGACGTGTCGGCCAACTACGTGGACTCCACCACGTACGAGCCCAAGCAACCCGGCTTCCTCGACACGGACTTCATAGACCATG ACGAACAACAAAAAACTATCCGAGCGTCCACATCCACGACAACAGCGACGACAGCGACGACGACAATGAGACAGTCCATGAGCGACGTCAACAGACCCAGGGTGCAGGAGTTTGACAGATACGATGAGAGGATCCAGAGCCCGCCGGCGAGCGTCATAGCTATCAAACAGGAAATCAAACCGGAGACCTCCATGGGCGTAGACAATCTAGTGGCCAGCTACGTCGACTCCACCACGTTCCTTCATAGTCCGTCGAACCTGAACAGTCCCATGGACATACAGAACTCGGTGCTAGTGAGCGGCCAGAGCTCGGTGTCGTTGACGAGCGAGGAGCTCAGCCCCGACGATCTCACGAACAGCAACGCCAGGCTGATGGATCCTCTCAACATGAACATGTCGGGCATGGGTATGGTGAACCCCAACGCCGTGTCCACGCGGCGGCAGCAGGGCAGCGCGGACGACCTGCCGT cgGAAGGTGAAATAAGTAAGGTACTGGTTAAAAGTCTTGCGGAGGCTCACGCGAACACGAACCCCAAGTTGGAGTACATACACGAGATGTTCAGGAAGCCGCCGGATGTCTCTAA GTTGCTATTCTATAACTCGATGACGTACGAGGAGATGTGGCTGGACTGCGCCAACAAGCTCACATCCATGATCCAGAACATCATCGAGTTCGCCAAGCTCATCCCCGGCTTCATGAAGCTCAGCCAGGACGACCAGATCCTGCTGCTAAAATCAg GTTCCTTCGAACTAGCGATCGTCCGTCTGTCCCGTCTGATCGACATCAACAGAGATCACGTGCTGTACGGTGACGTGGTGCTGCCTATAAGGGAGTGTGTACACGCACG CGATCCGCGCGACATGTCGCTAGTGGCTGGCATCTTCGACGCTGCTAAGACGATCGCACGACTCAAGCTCACGGAGACTGAACTGGCGCTGTACCAGAGCTTGGTGCTGCTGTGGCCGG AGCGTCACGGTGTCCGCGGTAACCCTGAGATCCAGATGTTGTTCAACATGTCCATGGCTACCATGAGACACGAGATAGAGACGAACCACGCGCCCCTCAAGGGTGACGTCACAGTACTAGACACACTGCTCGCTAAGATACCCACCTTCAG AGAGCTGTCGTTAATGCACCTCGAAGCGCTGTGTCGCTTTAAGGCAGCGCATCCACATCACGTATTCCCAGCGCTTTATAAGGAACTGTTCTCACTGGACAGCGTCCTAGATTACACGCAGTAA
- the LOC116776079 gene encoding probable nuclear hormone receptor HR3 isoform X12 — MMLNMFDMWNSVSTKLEAQSNVQSQQPHTSGGSIKAQIEIIPCKVCGDKSSGVHYGVITCEGCKGFFRRSQSTVVNYQCPRNKACVVDRVNRNRCQYCRLQKCLKLGMSRDAVKFGRMSKKQREKVEDEVRFHQAQMRAQSDAAPDSVYDAQQQTPSSSDQFHGHYNSYQNYGSPLSSYGYNAPLNSNLNIQAQPPQYDVSANYVDSTTYEPKQPGFLDTDFIDHAEGEISKVLVKSLAEAHANTNPKLEYIHEMFRKPPDVSKLLFYNSMTYEEMWLDCANKLTSMIQNIIEFAKLIPGFMKLSQDDQILLLKSGSFELAIVRLSRLIDINRDHVLYGDVVLPIRECVHARDPRDMSLVAGIFDAAKTIARLKLTETELALYQSLVLLWPERHGVRGNPEIQMLFNMSMATMRHEIETNHAPLKGDVTVLDTLLAKIPTFRELSLMHLEALCRFKAAHPHHVFPALYKELFSLDSVLDYTQ; from the exons cCCAAATCGAGATCATACCCTGTAAAGTGTGTGGAGATAAGTCCTCAGGGGTCCACTATGGGGTGATCACTTGCGAGGGCTGCAAGGGATTCTTCAGGAGATCACAGAGCACAG TGGTCAACTATCAGTGCCCGAGGAACAAAGCCTGCGTAGTGGACCGCGTCAACAGGAACAGGTGCCAGTACTGCAGGCTCCAGAAGTGTCTTAAGCTGGGAATGAGCCGCGATG CGGTGAAGTTCGGTCGCATGTCCAAGAAGCAGCGGGAGAAGGTGGAGGACGAGGTGAGGTTCCACCAGGCGCAGATGAGGGCGCAGTCTGACGCCGCCCCGGACTCGGTGTACGACGCGCAGCAACAGACGCCCAGCTCCAGCGACCAGTTCCACGGACACTATAACAG CTACCAGAACTACGGTTCCCCGCTGTCGTCATACGGATACAACGCGCCGCTCAACTCCAACCTGAACATTCAGGCCCAACCTCCCCAATACGACGTGTCGGCCAACTACGTGGACTCCACCACGTACGAGCCCAAGCAACCCGGCTTCCTCGACACGGACTTCATAGACCATG cgGAAGGTGAAATAAGTAAGGTACTGGTTAAAAGTCTTGCGGAGGCTCACGCGAACACGAACCCCAAGTTGGAGTACATACACGAGATGTTCAGGAAGCCGCCGGATGTCTCTAA GTTGCTATTCTATAACTCGATGACGTACGAGGAGATGTGGCTGGACTGCGCCAACAAGCTCACATCCATGATCCAGAACATCATCGAGTTCGCCAAGCTCATCCCCGGCTTCATGAAGCTCAGCCAGGACGACCAGATCCTGCTGCTAAAATCAg GTTCCTTCGAACTAGCGATCGTCCGTCTGTCCCGTCTGATCGACATCAACAGAGATCACGTGCTGTACGGTGACGTGGTGCTGCCTATAAGGGAGTGTGTACACGCACG CGATCCGCGCGACATGTCGCTAGTGGCTGGCATCTTCGACGCTGCTAAGACGATCGCACGACTCAAGCTCACGGAGACTGAACTGGCGCTGTACCAGAGCTTGGTGCTGCTGTGGCCGG AGCGTCACGGTGTCCGCGGTAACCCTGAGATCCAGATGTTGTTCAACATGTCCATGGCTACCATGAGACACGAGATAGAGACGAACCACGCGCCCCTCAAGGGTGACGTCACAGTACTAGACACACTGCTCGCTAAGATACCCACCTTCAG AGAGCTGTCGTTAATGCACCTCGAAGCGCTGTGTCGCTTTAAGGCAGCGCATCCACATCACGTATTCCCAGCGCTTTATAAGGAACTGTTCTCACTGGACAGCGTCCTAGATTACACGCAGTAA